A stretch of Vairimorpha necatrix chromosome 2, complete sequence DNA encodes these proteins:
- a CDS encoding putative SP-containing protein — protein sequence MLQNILFVISFALGSNSSNFWRGWEDQPKHGIYKLKKDDKKNNENNLKVLNERQHPYKRLNAVANNATNEKMQTKEIHLVQRFVNNMVLYNSQNNNISKNYENYIRRSIYFDSLIQEWENAKIDPIKGSKELKFNDTNYKKFTLLKVYTNAWLFKFKKISIEYLPKIRTEIQNSSINETYKKFIIENIDCLSRVMKYYTSLVPFYKSYRYESKNLIYYYTLLSLRLPYLFTHFDVCGKFIRLYENIIAQLPLKLDNTSSMTTTLLDLGEKISYIIYARDTFLEKIKEMTNLLRNLK from the coding sequence ATGctacaaaatattttgttcgTTATTAGTTTTGCACTAGGAAGTAATAGTAGTAATTTTTGGAGAGGATGGGAAGATCAGCCTAAGCAtggaatttataaattaaaaaaagacgataaaaaaaataatgaaaataatttaaaagttttaaatgaaaGACAGCATCCCTATAAAAGATTAAATGCAGTTGCAAATAATGCAACCAATGAAAAAATGCAAACAAAGGAAATACACCTCGTGCAACGATTTGTCAACAATATGGTTCTTTACAATTCCcaaaataataacatttctaaaaattatgaaaactATATCAGACGTagtatatattttgatagTCTTATACAAGAATGGGAGAATGCTAAAATAGATCCAATAAAGGGAAGTAAggaattaaaatttaatgacACAAACTACAAGAAATTTACTCTGCTCAAAGTATACACTAACGCCTGGTTAtttaagtttaaaaaaatatcaattgAATATTTGCCGAAGATTAGGACTGAGATACAAAATTCATCGATAAAtgaaacatataaaaaatttataatagaaaatatagatTGCTTATCACGAGTcatgaaatattatacatCGTTAGTGCCATTTTACAAAAGTTACAGATATGAAtccaaaaatttaatatattactATACTTTATTAAGTCTTAGATTACCATATCTATTTACCCATTTCGACGTATGTGGGAAGTTTATACGTTTATATGAAAACATAATCGCCCAATTACCACTAAAATTAGACAATACTAGCAGCATGACAACTACATTGCTTGATTTGGGGGAGAAAATATCATACATAATTTATGCTCGAGATACCTTTCTAGAAAAGATCAAAGAAATGACAAATTTGCTCAGGaatttgaaataa
- a CDS encoding NIF3-like protein 1 — protein sequence MNIHDLQDRVAQIFPLSEGLDWDNIGVLVDTGSLSSNVLLTVDISDLVIDECIRKNIKHIISYHPLIFSGIKKIQRDDLLLRCIQNDINVFSPHTSWDREMNEYLFELLKGLSLQEVIETLKREGNMEYLRIAKNTDKFSKLVVVVGSAFKYHDHVDSLIITGEMAHHCILHSLRKNNIVILLEHSNSERMTLKHMKSKLEGVLKECTLFISEEDKGPLQIIL from the coding sequence ATGAATATTCATGATTTACAAGACAGAGTCGCCCAGATCTTCCCTCTCTCTGAGGGACTAGACTGGGACAATATTGGCGTACTTGTAGACACTGGCTCTCTGTCCTCAAATGTTCTCCTTACTGTAGATATCTCTGATTTAGTTATAGATGAATGTATAAGGAAGAATATAAAGCATATTATAAGTTATCATCCTCTTATCTTCTCAGGTATAAAGAAGATACAGAGAGatgatttattattgaGATGTATTCAGAATGATATAAATGTCTTTTCTCCCCATACTTCATGGGACAGGGAGATGAATGAGTATCTTTttgaattattaaaaggCCTGAGTCTACAGGAAGTTATAGAGACACTTAAAAGAGAAGGAAATATGGAATATTTGAGGATAGCGAAGAATACAGATAAGTTCTCTAAATTAGTAGTGGTTGTTGGGTCTGCCTTCAAGTATCATGATCATGTTGACTCTCTGATTATCACAGGAGAGATGGCTCATCACTGTATTTTACACTCCTTAAGGAAGAATAATATAGTAATATTATTAGAGCACTCTAATAGCGAGAGAATGACACTCAAGCATATGAAGAGTAAGCTAGAAGGAGTCCTGAAAGAATGTActctttttatatctgaGGAGGACAAGGGCCCTCTTCAAATCAtcctataa
- a CDS encoding G2/mitotic-specific cyclin-B, with product MSNLFKKSAPLKNITNISKDKSSQNLSNDELIIYKSHLAHEKQEICMVHKYDLDIFLFYKNLDRSYKYKNNEISFTSRSKMIDWIIYVHNRLNLAQDTLFLTVFIIDKFLIKKDIPKNKLYLVGISALMIACKFEEVICPTLNNLVVLSDNKITEDDIKKAEKFMLHILDYDILFSNPLNFLRRCSKANNYEKKSRTVAKYILELSVLYEDLLIYKNSIKAASAMYLARKITQQDTCKNLFTLYSGHSKEELRECFNKMIQMIAEPIKYEYIKKKYDTQKYNFVSSYVSEYAKQNFY from the coding sequence ATGTCTAacctttttaaaaaatctgctccactaaaaaatatcacaaatatttcaaaagaCAAGTCATCTCAAAATCTTTCTAATGATGAGCttattatttacaaatcTCATTTAGCACATGAGAAACAGGAGATTTGTATGGTCCACAAATACGATCTAGacatctttttattttataaaaatctagaCAGAAgttacaaatataaaaacaatgaGATATCATTTACTAGTAGAAGTAAAATGATAGACTGGATTATTTATGTACACAATAGACTTAATCTCGCTCAAGATACACTTTTCTTGACtgtatttattattgataaattcttaattaaaaaagatataccAAAAAATAAGTTATATTTGGTAGGAATAAGTGCTTTAATGATAGCTTGTAAGTTTGAAGAAGTGATCTGTCCAACTTTGAATAATCTCGTAGTACTTAGTGATAATAAGATCACTGAAGATGATATAAAGAAAGCTGAGAAGTTTATGTTACATATATTAGATTATGACATATTGTTTAGTAACCCACTAAATTTCTTAAGGAGGTGTAGTAAAGCTAATAATTATGAGAAGAAGAGTAGGACAGTGgctaaatatattttagaattgAGTGTTTTATATgaagatttattaatttataagaattCTATAAAGGCGGCCTCGGCTATGTATTTGGCCAGGAAGATTACTCAGCAAGATACTTGTAAGAATCTGTTTACTTTATATTCTGGACATAGTAAAGAAGAATTAAGAGAGTGTTTTAATAAGATGATACAAATGATAGCAGAGCCCATTAAGTAtgaatatataaagaagaaatatgaCACACAGAAGTATAACTTCGTATCATCATATGTATCAGAATATGCCAAGCAAAATTTCTActag